Proteins encoded by one window of Bacillus sp. DTU_2020_1000418_1_SI_GHA_SEK_038:
- a CDS encoding cold-shock protein, whose translation MKNGKVKWFNAEKGFGFIEGEDGNDVFVHYSAIQTEGFKTLEEGQEVSFEVVEGARGPQAANVNKL comes from the coding sequence ATGAAAAACGGTAAAGTTAAATGGTTTAATGCTGAAAAAGGTTTCGGATTCATCGAAGGTGAAGACGGAAACGATGTATTCGTACATTACTCTGCAATCCAAACTGAAGGATTCAAAACATTAGAAGAAGGTCAAGAAGTATCTTTTGAAGTTGTTGAAGGTGCTCGTGGACCACAAGCTGCTAACGTAAATAAACTATAA
- a CDS encoding exonuclease SbcCD subunit D, producing MKFIHTADWHLGKLVHGIYMTEDQRYFLKQFVDLVAEEKPDAVVIAGDLYDRSVPPTEAVELLNDVLFKINVELNTPIVAIGGNHDSAERLSFGSSWYRKSQLYLSGKLDSNVHPIHIGGVNFYLVPYAEPGIVRQMFGDDTIHTHQDAMKAIIGKIEDTLNPNEANVLVGHAFVLGGKTSDSERTLSVGGSGCVGAELFEPFSYTALGHLHSPDALKHERIRYSGSLLKYSFSESKQEKSVSIIEMDEKGHFDLRVRKLSPQKDMREIEGFLDELMDPAFYEKQMAEDYLKIILHDEGALIDPINKLRQIYPNVLHLERKIHITDMKKKQFFTSVKEEKKTELELFQQFYQEMTTSEFTDDKKAVMTDVIEKALKDGAAI from the coding sequence TTGAAATTTATTCATACAGCAGATTGGCATTTGGGAAAGCTTGTACATGGAATTTATATGACCGAAGACCAGCGTTACTTCTTGAAGCAATTTGTTGATCTTGTTGCGGAAGAAAAGCCGGACGCTGTTGTAATCGCCGGAGATTTATATGATCGGTCCGTACCGCCAACAGAGGCGGTGGAACTGCTTAATGACGTATTATTCAAAATCAATGTAGAGTTAAATACACCTATTGTAGCAATTGGCGGCAATCATGATAGTGCGGAACGATTGTCTTTTGGAAGCTCGTGGTACCGAAAAAGTCAGTTATATTTATCAGGTAAGCTTGATTCTAACGTTCATCCAATACATATAGGCGGTGTTAATTTTTATCTGGTACCATATGCTGAGCCGGGAATAGTTCGGCAAATGTTCGGAGATGACACCATTCATACGCATCAGGACGCGATGAAAGCGATTATTGGAAAAATTGAAGATACCTTAAACCCTAATGAAGCAAATGTATTAGTTGGTCATGCTTTTGTTCTAGGCGGAAAAACTAGCGATTCAGAGAGAACTCTTTCTGTAGGAGGTTCTGGATGTGTTGGGGCAGAATTATTTGAACCGTTTTCCTATACAGCACTTGGGCATCTTCATAGTCCTGATGCTCTTAAACATGAAAGGATTCGTTATTCTGGTTCTCTTCTAAAGTATTCGTTTTCGGAGTCGAAACAGGAAAAGTCAGTTTCCATTATCGAAATGGACGAAAAGGGTCATTTTGATTTGCGGGTTCGTAAACTATCTCCACAAAAGGATATGAGGGAAATAGAAGGATTTTTAGATGAATTGATGGATCCAGCATTTTACGAGAAACAAATGGCAGAAGATTATTTGAAAATCATTCTCCATGATGAAGGTGCCTTAATAGATCCGATTAATAAGCTTCGGCAAATCTATCCAAATGTTCTTCATCTAGAACGAAAAATCCACATTACTGATATGAAGAAGAAACAGTTTTTCACATCAGTAAAGGAAGAAAAAAAGACAGAGCTTGAACTTTTTCAGCAATTTTATCAGGAAATGACAACTTCGGAATTTACCGATGACAAGAAGGCTGTTATGACTGATGTGATTGAAAAAGCTTTGAAGGATGGTGCAGCGATATGA
- a CDS encoding YvrJ family protein has translation MEDLLPLISEVGFPIIVTLFLLHRIEAKLDVVVNSIQGLPDRLKE, from the coding sequence ATGGAGGATCTTTTACCATTGATAAGCGAAGTAGGCTTTCCAATAATTGTGACGCTATTTTTGCTGCACAGAATAGAAGCGAAGCTAGACGTAGTGGTAAATTCCATTCAGGGGCTTCCTGACCGTCTAAAGGAGTAA
- a CDS encoding SMC family ATPase, protein MRPLKLIMQAFGPYAGTETIDFTMLGNRTMFVISGKTGSGKTTIFDGISYAIYGKASGEDRNGPELRSQFARNELLTEVTLKFSLRNKTFIITRSPQQEKKKERGDGMTTISAKAELYMINSDGDKQLLASNIRDVDEKIKEIMIIDSNQFRQILMIPQGEFRKLLTSESKDKEVILQRLFHTQIYKRIEEKLKEDAIDLKKSVEKQVENRDQAIQQISALFNEELKGYLNAGSVNDTLIMPLLQLEMESMTGELGKLADQLKDKQEKRDLLQQKLFEAETIVKQLKAKDELEKRKTELHNEKDVYSQIEKKINLAQKAAVLAQQEELCHHLKKESDEANNELQSLNSKITSLSALLYEQEKKWEEEKGREDERRALAEEISSLKNMKEEIESLSFVKNEVTLLEKALEKSKIEKLELEDSLKKSEQAILLLQEEKQQIEREQLTFLQNAQQLEKLEEELLRFNKYEELILRYDQAKLNFEKRKGHHDHYVSRLADVKETIEQLEQKWLHGQASLLANKLHVGEACPVCGSREHPNIAAMSDSIPDEKDLKAAKKQADELEKEKAKAESSFYESQSIVNSIKESLESQLKEIKNQRDDLTINSLPMVKETILAERDDLVQKQSVLSKRQAKMPACLNELKLLEQDREKFSKKLKLNMEQINNETIIFTEKKTHLTRMIAKIPPDLHSAEVFESRLKNAIKKQEDLIKLLETVQQQYQDTKGRFLGESAKFETIKKQADRLKERLTMEREAFVQKMNDQGFGTYSEYNESKKSEQEIQLLDQSLRDYREELRSVHDRYEELTMLLKDVEMPDLEQISESFKENEEHIRLLQEQYTDLFMKKKHNEETAEKIIEINKRMKALEDRYKLIGHLYEIAKGQNTYRITFERFVLAAFLDDILREANGRLRKMTSGRYELLRKTDRSKGNVQSGLELLVFDQYTGQERHVKTLSGGESFKAALALALGLADVVQQYAGGVSLETMFIDEGFGTLDPESLDQAIEALMDIQSSGRLVGIISHVPELKERIDARLEVIATQTGSQTEFQFLS, encoded by the coding sequence ATGAGACCTTTAAAGTTAATCATGCAGGCGTTTGGGCCATATGCAGGAACAGAAACGATAGATTTTACAATGCTTGGGAATAGAACAATGTTTGTAATTTCTGGAAAGACCGGCTCAGGAAAAACGACTATTTTTGATGGAATTAGCTATGCTATTTATGGGAAAGCAAGTGGGGAAGATCGTAATGGGCCTGAATTAAGGAGTCAATTTGCTAGGAATGAATTATTAACAGAGGTGACACTTAAGTTTTCTTTAAGAAATAAGACGTTCATTATTACAAGATCCCCTCAGCAGGAAAAGAAGAAGGAACGCGGGGATGGAATGACAACCATTAGTGCAAAAGCTGAATTGTACATGATCAATAGTGATGGGGACAAGCAGCTTCTTGCCTCAAATATACGTGATGTAGATGAAAAGATTAAAGAAATCATGATTATTGACAGTAATCAGTTCAGGCAAATCCTCATGATTCCTCAAGGAGAATTCAGGAAGCTCCTTACATCGGAGAGTAAGGATAAGGAAGTCATTTTGCAGCGGCTATTCCATACTCAAATATATAAGCGGATCGAGGAAAAGCTAAAGGAAGATGCAATCGATCTAAAGAAATCAGTTGAAAAGCAAGTAGAAAACCGTGATCAAGCCATTCAGCAAATTTCAGCTCTTTTTAATGAGGAGCTAAAAGGGTATTTAAATGCAGGGAGTGTGAATGATACGCTCATCATGCCTTTATTACAATTAGAAATGGAATCCATGACTGGAGAGCTGGGAAAGCTCGCAGATCAATTAAAGGATAAACAAGAAAAACGGGATTTACTTCAGCAGAAGCTATTTGAAGCAGAGACAATTGTAAAACAGCTAAAGGCTAAAGATGAATTAGAAAAACGGAAGACTGAACTTCATAATGAGAAGGATGTCTACAGTCAAATTGAGAAAAAAATTAATCTTGCCCAAAAAGCAGCCGTGCTAGCCCAGCAGGAAGAGCTCTGTCATCATTTGAAAAAAGAATCAGATGAGGCTAATAATGAGCTTCAGTCGTTAAATTCAAAGATTACGTCACTGTCAGCTCTTTTATATGAGCAGGAAAAGAAATGGGAAGAAGAAAAAGGTCGGGAAGATGAAAGAAGGGCACTAGCAGAGGAAATCAGTTCTCTTAAAAATATGAAAGAGGAAATTGAATCCCTGTCCTTCGTGAAAAATGAGGTAACTTTACTTGAAAAAGCTCTTGAAAAAAGCAAGATTGAAAAATTAGAGCTTGAAGATTCCCTAAAGAAATCAGAACAGGCTATCCTACTTTTACAAGAAGAAAAACAACAGATTGAGAGAGAACAGCTTACTTTTCTTCAAAATGCTCAACAATTAGAGAAATTAGAAGAAGAATTGTTAAGGTTTAATAAATACGAAGAACTTATTCTCCGCTATGATCAAGCAAAATTGAATTTTGAAAAACGAAAAGGTCATCATGATCATTACGTTTCGCGATTAGCTGATGTAAAGGAAACAATCGAACAACTGGAGCAAAAATGGCTTCACGGACAAGCTAGTCTACTTGCAAATAAGCTTCATGTTGGAGAAGCATGCCCTGTTTGCGGATCAAGGGAACACCCCAATATAGCAGCTATGTCAGATTCAATCCCTGATGAAAAAGATTTAAAAGCCGCAAAAAAACAGGCAGATGAGCTTGAAAAGGAAAAAGCAAAGGCTGAATCATCTTTTTATGAATCTCAGTCTATAGTAAATTCAATAAAAGAGTCGCTAGAATCACAGCTGAAAGAAATTAAGAATCAGCGTGATGATCTGACAATTAATTCATTACCGATGGTGAAAGAAACGATATTGGCGGAGAGAGACGATCTTGTTCAGAAACAAAGCGTTTTATCCAAAAGACAAGCTAAAATGCCAGCTTGCTTAAATGAGCTTAAATTATTGGAGCAGGATAGAGAGAAATTTTCAAAGAAGCTTAAATTGAACATGGAACAAATAAATAATGAAACTATTATTTTTACCGAGAAAAAAACACATTTAACAAGAATGATAGCGAAAATACCACCTGATCTACATTCGGCTGAGGTTTTTGAATCACGCTTGAAGAACGCCATTAAAAAGCAAGAGGATCTTATAAAGCTATTGGAAACTGTGCAGCAGCAATATCAGGACACAAAGGGAAGATTCCTCGGAGAATCGGCTAAATTTGAAACGATCAAAAAACAAGCTGATAGATTGAAAGAAAGATTGACAATGGAAAGAGAAGCTTTTGTTCAGAAAATGAATGATCAGGGTTTTGGAACCTACTCAGAATACAATGAATCGAAAAAGTCTGAACAGGAGATACAGTTGCTAGATCAATCATTAAGGGATTACCGGGAAGAGCTTCGATCCGTCCATGACCGTTATGAAGAGCTTACTATGCTGTTAAAAGACGTAGAAATGCCTGATTTAGAACAAATTAGTGAATCCTTTAAAGAAAATGAGGAACATATTCGTTTGCTTCAAGAGCAATATACCGACTTGTTTATGAAGAAAAAACATAATGAAGAAACAGCAGAAAAAATAATAGAAATCAATAAGCGTATGAAAGCACTGGAAGACAGGTACAAGTTAATTGGTCATTTATATGAAATCGCAAAGGGACAAAACACGTACCGTATTACTTTTGAGCGATTTGTTTTGGCCGCTTTTCTTGATGATATTTTAAGAGAAGCAAATGGAAGATTGAGAAAAATGACGAGTGGAAGATATGAGTTGTTAAGAAAAACCGATCGGTCAAAGGGGAATGTTCAAAGCGGCTTAGAGCTGCTTGTTTTTGATCAATATACTGGACAAGAAAGACATGTGAAAACCCTATCTGGAGGAGAGAGCTTTAAAGCAGCATTAGCTCTTGCCTTGGGATTAGCAGATGTTGTTCAGCAATATGCCGGCGGTGTTTCACTAGAAACAATGTTTATAGATGAGGGATTTGGAACTCTTGATCCAGAGTCCCTTGATCAAGCGATTGAAGCTTTAATGGATATACAAAGCAGCGGAAGACTGGTAGGAATTATTTCTCATGTACCTGAGCTCAAGGAAAGAATAGATGCCCGCCTTGAAGTGATTGCAACCCAAACAGGAAGCCAGACTGAATTTCAATTTTTATCTTAA
- a CDS encoding diphthine--ammonia ligase has translation MKKRVALSWSGGKDGCLSLDVLTKNGIDVVCLVTTVPVELGRTFGHGENLELVKLQGECLDIPVEFISTTFEKYTESFINKLTILKDKYHLEAIAFGDLYLEGHREWGEKMADAAGLQAIYPLWGKQEDALRMLDDYLQSGYKATVIRIREDILDETWLGRQLDFSFFEDVKTKEMCPMGESGEYHSFVYDGPLFKQSIILKNPEIIQLETTKKLEFSQYELQAKDCI, from the coding sequence ATGAAAAAAAGAGTGGCTTTATCCTGGAGCGGCGGAAAAGATGGCTGCCTCAGTCTGGATGTATTAACAAAGAATGGAATTGATGTTGTTTGTTTAGTGACGACAGTACCGGTTGAATTAGGCAGAACCTTTGGTCATGGTGAAAATTTAGAATTAGTAAAGCTCCAAGGGGAGTGCTTGGATATCCCTGTCGAGTTTATTTCCACCACCTTTGAGAAGTATACTGAAAGCTTCATCAATAAATTAACGATATTAAAAGATAAGTATCATCTAGAAGCCATCGCCTTTGGTGATTTGTATTTGGAAGGTCATCGTGAGTGGGGAGAAAAAATGGCAGATGCAGCTGGTCTTCAAGCGATATACCCGCTATGGGGAAAGCAGGAAGATGCTCTTCGTATGCTTGACGATTATCTCCAATCTGGTTATAAGGCAACAGTTATTCGTATTAGGGAGGATATTCTAGATGAAACGTGGTTAGGAAGGCAACTGGACTTTTCATTTTTTGAAGATGTAAAGACGAAGGAAATGTGTCCGATGGGTGAGTCGGGTGAATATCATTCATTTGTATATGATGGACCGTTGTTTAAGCAAAGTATTATCCTTAAGAATCCGGAAATTATTCAATTAGAGACTACGAAAAAACTGGAATTTAGCCAGTATGAACTACAGGCAAAGGATTGTATTTAA
- a CDS encoding phage holin family protein: protein MTFLNLIDYLNQNYIMLVPALWVLGFALKQTPAIPDWLIIWILFIASITVGSVAFGFSIDGLVNGITAAGVAVLGHQMYKQTKIRNSSKKSKKGQ, encoded by the coding sequence GTGACTTTTTTGAATCTTATTGATTATTTAAATCAGAATTATATTATGCTAGTACCTGCCCTTTGGGTGCTGGGGTTTGCCCTTAAACAAACACCAGCCATCCCTGATTGGTTGATTATTTGGATACTCTTTATCGCATCGATCACAGTCGGAAGCGTGGCATTTGGATTTTCTATAGATGGACTTGTAAACGGTATCACTGCTGCCGGAGTTGCTGTGTTAGGACATCAAATGTACAAGCAAACAAAAATTAGAAATAGCTCGAAAAAAAGTAAGAAAGGACAATAA
- a CDS encoding DUF2621 domain-containing protein — protein MLDGWFLWFILFWVVILTGSFAIGGFFMFRKFLKKMPKVDGKSDMDWEEYYVNESKHLWNQEGKKLLEELVSPVPELFRDVARHKIAGKIGELALKEKVTLINEDLIIRGYIVATPKRDHKFLRKRLTEKEINMAPYEHLF, from the coding sequence ATGCTTGATGGATGGTTTTTGTGGTTTATTCTATTTTGGGTTGTTATTCTGACAGGTTCTTTTGCCATTGGCGGCTTTTTTATGTTTCGAAAGTTCTTGAAAAAGATGCCAAAGGTAGACGGAAAATCGGATATGGATTGGGAAGAATATTATGTGAATGAATCAAAGCATCTTTGGAATCAAGAGGGAAAAAAATTGCTTGAGGAGCTTGTTAGTCCTGTACCCGAGCTGTTCCGTGATGTAGCAAGGCATAAAATCGCTGGAAAAATTGGCGAGCTTGCACTAAAGGAAAAGGTTACTTTAATTAATGAAGATTTAATAATAAGAGGATATATTGTCGCGACACCAAAAAGAGATCATAAATTCTTAAGAAAAAGACTAACTGAAAAAGAAATAAACATGGCTCCATACGAGCATTTATTTTGA
- a CDS encoding thermonuclease family protein — MKFIKGIILAVILLFMLIMGIAVPFAFIGTAVFLIGLYLSNQKKKGNIIVKKPGLIVTAGLILFLILGVSFADTTETADKNNENQLASTTAQKDSAEKEAAEIAKKEEEEEKAKAEAEARAKEEAKAEEERLEKEKLEAEQNAKEEQASTLGLELVTISRVVDGDTVETSDGRKVRLVGVNTPESTTKTEEYGKEASNYTTSKLEGKQVYLQKDVSDTDRYARYLRIVWLDIPTNDMDENEIRSKMFNADLVLNGYAEPSTYPPDVKYSDYFVKFAREAREQNTGLWAFGAEGTTKGDLDSKTTASSSGSTSSSSNNTNNNTKSSTNSNTGSTPAAPSTSSNESYKNCTELRKVYPNGVPADHPAYDSKHDRDKDNWACER; from the coding sequence ATGAAATTCATTAAAGGAATCATACTAGCTGTCATTTTATTATTCATGCTAATCATGGGTATTGCAGTACCATTTGCATTTATTGGGACAGCTGTGTTTTTAATTGGGTTATATTTATCCAATCAAAAGAAAAAGGGAAACATTATAGTTAAGAAACCAGGATTGATAGTTACAGCAGGATTGATCTTGTTTTTAATTCTAGGGGTTTCATTTGCTGATACAACCGAAACAGCAGATAAAAATAACGAAAATCAGTTAGCAAGTACAACTGCGCAAAAAGATTCGGCGGAAAAAGAAGCGGCGGAAATAGCTAAGAAAGAGGAAGAAGAAGAAAAAGCTAAAGCAGAAGCAGAGGCGAGAGCAAAAGAAGAAGCGAAAGCTGAAGAGGAACGATTAGAAAAAGAGAAACTCGAAGCAGAACAAAATGCAAAAGAAGAACAGGCTAGCACGTTAGGATTAGAATTAGTGACAATTAGCAGAGTTGTAGACGGAGATACAGTCGAAACCTCAGACGGCAGAAAAGTTCGCCTTGTAGGTGTGAATACACCTGAGTCTACTACGAAAACTGAAGAATACGGCAAGGAAGCAAGCAACTATACCACTTCAAAGCTCGAAGGGAAACAAGTATACTTACAGAAGGACGTATCAGATACTGATCGCTATGCTCGATATCTTCGAATTGTTTGGCTTGATATTCCAACGAACGATATGGATGAAAATGAAATTCGCTCAAAAATGTTTAATGCCGATCTTGTTTTAAATGGATATGCAGAACCTTCTACTTATCCGCCTGACGTGAAATACAGTGATTACTTTGTAAAATTTGCCCGCGAAGCGAGAGAACAAAATACCGGTTTATGGGCTTTCGGAGCGGAAGGTACTACAAAAGGTGATCTGGATTCAAAGACAACAGCATCCAGCAGCGGCTCAACATCTTCATCATCAAACAACACAAATAACAATACAAAATCAAGCACAAATTCGAATACAGGCTCCACTCCTGCTGCCCCTTCAACTAGCAGCAACGAGTCATATAAAAACTGTACGGAATTAAGGAAGGTTTATCCTAACGGAGTTCCTGCTGATCACCCTGCTTACGATTCAAAACATGACCGAGATAAAGACAATTGGGCATGTGAGCGATAA
- a CDS encoding IS110 family transposase, with product MDFKQNQKINQVTEKTLVVGIDIAKRTHFACFVDDRGRVLQKSFSVSQSGDGFELFYQRILAAMRENGKTEVIIGIEPTGHYWLNIAYFLEERGIPLVMVNPMHVRRSKELDDNLPTKHDRKDALVIARLLKDGRFSYPRILKGMEAELRVGSTLRSKLTEELGSVKNMIIRWLDRYFPEFTQVFPSFGKMAMAVLECTPFPSDLHQKQPEEILALYRKVDGLKSPQRPKATRIIEVAERSIGVTEGHKMARIEIATLVRRYHQLEKDIESISQHLVNLVKTTVEYEWLSTVPGLGDTTIVDLLAEIGSFSHYEDPRQLIKLAGLTLRENSSGLHKGQKRISKRGRRKLRALLFRVMMPMILHNEAFKKLHEYYTNRKVNPLRKKQSIVVLCGKLLKVLHGISTKHKAFDEQRMMRDIPSLVEAA from the coding sequence ATGGATTTTAAACAAAATCAGAAAATAAATCAAGTCACCGAAAAAACACTAGTTGTGGGAATCGACATTGCCAAGCGGACACACTTCGCTTGTTTTGTAGATGACCGTGGACGAGTGCTCCAAAAATCATTCTCTGTTTCTCAATCTGGAGATGGATTCGAGCTTTTCTATCAACGTATTCTCGCTGCAATGAGAGAAAACGGAAAAACAGAAGTCATTATCGGGATTGAACCGACTGGCCATTATTGGCTCAATATCGCCTATTTCCTTGAGGAACGGGGCATCCCCCTAGTCATGGTTAATCCTATGCATGTTAGACGGTCGAAAGAGTTGGATGATAATTTGCCAACGAAGCATGACCGCAAAGATGCACTTGTGATTGCTCGTCTTTTAAAAGACGGACGGTTCAGCTATCCCCGTATCTTGAAAGGTATGGAAGCTGAACTTCGCGTCGGGTCAACGTTAAGAAGCAAATTGACAGAAGAACTAGGGTCTGTAAAAAACATGATCATTCGCTGGTTAGATCGCTATTTTCCTGAATTCACTCAGGTTTTCCCATCATTCGGAAAAATGGCTATGGCCGTACTTGAATGTACTCCATTTCCAAGTGATCTTCACCAGAAACAGCCTGAAGAAATTTTAGCGCTTTATCGGAAGGTCGATGGGTTAAAATCCCCTCAAAGACCGAAAGCAACGAGAATCATTGAAGTCGCCGAGAGGTCTATTGGTGTAACTGAAGGACATAAGATGGCCCGTATTGAAATAGCCACACTTGTCCGCCGTTACCATCAGCTCGAAAAAGATATCGAAAGCATTTCTCAACACTTAGTTAATCTTGTAAAAACGACTGTAGAATATGAATGGTTATCAACGGTTCCAGGGCTTGGAGATACAACAATTGTCGATTTATTAGCTGAAATCGGAAGCTTTTCTCACTACGAAGATCCACGCCAACTAATCAAACTCGCGGGATTAACGTTACGTGAAAACTCCTCTGGCTTGCACAAAGGACAAAAGCGCATCTCCAAACGAGGCAGAAGAAAACTACGTGCCCTCCTGTTCCGAGTGATGATGCCGATGATTCTCCACAACGAAGCCTTTAAAAAGTTACACGAGTATTATACAAACCGTAAGGTTAATCCCTTACGCAAGAAGCAATCCATCGTAGTTCTATGCGGTAAGCTATTAAAAGTACTACATGGGATAAGCACTAAGCACAAAGCGTTTGACGAACAGCGAATGATGAGGGATATTCCTAGTCTCGTAGAGGCTGCGTAA
- a CDS encoding TIGR02206 family membrane protein, whose translation MNNTFGHEYSLFPFEAFSFQHLMMIVILIGGTILLYAKKNYLKEHDKAVRILMFLSLFVLEAMYHIWLFKDGYWDISFTLPLQLCSLSLILCLILLTTKSKFIFQIVFYIGITGATMAVITPELFLGFPHFRYFQFFITHIFIIWTCFYFWMIHEYSPNGKGLIMSFLFLNGSACLAFAANRMTGGNYMFLAFKPSNASLLNYFGPFPYYIVTLEGAALFFFFLLLVICNKVKLKEIQR comes from the coding sequence TTGAACAATACATTTGGTCATGAATATTCTCTTTTCCCTTTTGAGGCATTTTCTTTTCAGCATTTGATGATGATTGTTATCTTAATAGGCGGTACGATTCTCCTTTATGCAAAGAAAAACTATTTGAAAGAACATGATAAGGCTGTAAGAATCCTCATGTTTTTAAGTCTGTTTGTTTTGGAAGCTATGTATCATATATGGCTTTTTAAAGATGGTTATTGGGATATATCCTTTACGCTGCCGCTTCAGCTTTGTTCGTTAAGTCTTATTCTTTGTCTTATTTTACTGACGACTAAATCAAAATTTATATTTCAAATTGTATTCTATATTGGAATTACGGGGGCAACAATGGCGGTAATAACTCCTGAGTTATTTCTTGGTTTTCCTCATTTTCGATATTTCCAATTTTTTATTACTCATATCTTTATCATTTGGACTTGTTTTTATTTTTGGATGATTCACGAATACTCACCTAATGGCAAGGGGCTAATCATGTCATTTTTATTTCTAAATGGAAGTGCATGTCTTGCCTTTGCTGCGAATAGAATGACTGGCGGGAATTATATGTTTCTAGCATTTAAACCATCCAATGCCTCATTATTAAATTATTTTGGTCCGTTTCCTTATTATATTGTAACTTTAGAGGGAGCGGCCTTATTCTTCTTCTTCCTTTTGCTCGTAATCTGCAATAAAGTTAAGCTAAAAGAAATTCAGAGGTAG